The genomic interval tttgacagaaacatcgtgcctttcggatgacatcgaaaatatcgaactagagactttaagtaataaaattatgaatgtatgtaaacgaatttctcattattgggcaatatcaaatcgtagtaggtcTAAGTTTAGAGCCCCCGCACACTGGCCACTTAGTGGCGGCCACGCTTCAGCCACTAGTGGCCGCCACAACCTGCGGACGCGtttcttcatacattttatatagaaTCGGCGCACACTGAGCGCTTGAGTGGCCGCGTCCGAGCCACAAGCTGCGAGAGTCGAGCGCGCTCGCTACTTGTGGCTGCGTTTTGTCGTTCGACTCGTGCGCATACACGGCCACAGTTGCCGGCTTCTTCCCACCCCTGCGCGCCGCTCCCCAATCCCGTCTCCCGGGTCTAGTCTTGTTGTAAGCTGCGTACTGAATGCACGTGCATGATGTCCACGGATCCGATTCCTCATTTTGATGTAGACGCTTTTATTTCCGATGTCGAAGAGCGACCCGCTATTTGGGATTTAAAGTCAGATTTGTATAGCGACAGGGGTAAGAAAACTGAAGCTTGGGAGGAATTGTGCCTAAAATTTATTCCAAATTTTAGTGAAAAAAATGTAGCGGAAAAAAACAAAGCAGGTAAGTTTttggacaattttattttacattattattatatatttattatattttattattttgccaaGGTACAGCTCCCTCgttgctaataaaataatctttcaatatATCTCTGGTGTTTAATGAACGACGAGATTGCACGTGGGCGTTATCGATATCGTGAAGTCCTGGTACAGTCAATGTATGATGGAAATTAAATCCATCTCTCTGACGAACAAAGTTGTGTAGTATACAACAGGCCTTCACGATGTCTTCGGCGAAATCTATTGACACATTCAATGGTCGATGTAGTATTCTCCACTTATTCACTAATATCCCAAAGGCACACTCGATATGACGCCTGGCTCGAGAAAGCCTATAGttgaaaattcttttttcaATATTCAAGTGTTTTCCTGAATAAGGTCTCAACATGTGTTCTGCAAGACCAAAAGCTTCATCACCAACAAAACAGTAGTTTACAGGACCAGAACTACTAGAAATTGCTTTTGGTGCAGGTAAATTCAGGGATTGGTCTTccaattttttgaataatttcgaTTCTTTGTAGATAGTCGAATCTGAAGCTTTCCCATAAGAGCCGACATCAATAAATGTGAACTTATAATTCACGTCACAGATAGCTAGAAGTACGATGGAAAAATagtgtttataattataatataaggaTCCGCTATCTTGAGGCTTAATAATCCTTATATGTTTTCCATCAATTGCACCACAGCAATTTGGAAAGTTAGCATATTCTTCAAACCCCTTAGCTATTTTACTCCACATCTCTTCAGTTGGTTGTGGTACGCAGATATCTTGAAGTGATGCATAGATCAATTTACATGTTTCTTTTACAATCAATCTCGCAGTTGACGCACCACATCGATATACTAATTCAAAATCACCAAATGAACAACCAGTAGCAAGGTACCTGCAACAAAAAGAACAGATTAGAAACCtttgattatgttatttttatgtttcagcATCCCAGTTGCAGCGAAAATGGAAAAGCCTTCGTGACTGTTTCAAAAGAGAACACTCTAAACAAATGAGCGTTAAAAGTGGATCTGCATCATCGAGTCGCAAGccgtatatatgtcaccgtaagattacaaacatcgttagattacaatctatctcgagagattgtaaactgtcgaattattgtgaactgtaacatctgattgcaaagctctccctgattggtcagtctttttgtaagatcgaccaatcacgaccagccgttctgttgccatggagttcccgtagagttaggaatgaatttgtgtttgaagacaaactacctaattgtttagtttttttttttttttataaaagtttcttataattttccaatttcatttaaataaaactacttttacggattttttcgcggtcggttttaaacgtcgggattaaataatataatataaccgcgataaaatccgtaaaagtagtt from Helicoverpa armigera isolate CAAS_96S chromosome 19, ASM3070526v1, whole genome shotgun sequence carries:
- the LOC135118159 gene encoding uncharacterized protein LOC135118159; the encoded protein is MDALLISLLLLIILKRRKRRRIQNHRRPIHRRHWVHPILTSRNKNGQHKLLFEELKCYPDKFFKYFRMSVNSFNELLSVLHDDLKHQDTRMRKSISPTERLAITLRYLATGCSFGDFELVYRCGASTARLIVKETCKLIYASLQDICVPQPTEEMWSKIAKGFEEYANFPNCCGAIDGKHIRIIKPQDSGSLYYNYKHYFSIVLLAICDVNYKFTFIDVGSYGKASDSTIYKESKLFKKLEDQSLNLPAPKAISSSSGPVNYCFVGDEAFGLAEHMLRPYSGKHLNIEKRIFNYRLSRARRHIECAFGILVNKWRILHRPLNVSIDFAEDIVKACCILHNFVRQRDGFNFHHTLTVPGLHDIDNAHVQSRRSLNTRDILKDYFISNEGAVPWQNNKI